The genomic DNA TCTACTATATAGATTTTTTTAGGGTCGCGCGTTTGAACCTTAAAATTGGCATGATATCTTTCAACCTCAAAAACCATAAACGCTTCTTTTAGCGCATTAGTGTAATTTGCGGCAGTTTCGGCGTTTATTGCAAAAGCTTTTTTTAGCGAGGCGTATGAATGAAGCGAACTTATGTTAGTAAGATAAAACGTAAGAATTTTATCAAAAGCTTGTTTGTGTCTTATCTCGTGCCTACTTATTACGTCTTTTAAGACGATATCGCTTAAATACTGTTCCAGTAGCTTTTTTCTTAACGATATGTCGTCAGTTAATGCCACCTCGGGGAACGCCCCCCAGGTCATTATTGTTCTTAGCAGCCTCAAGTGTTCGTTTGCGGAAGCCGGAGGTGTTGGCTCGAGACCTAAGATCTCTGTATAGGAAAATGGCCACAGGCGATACTCTAGGCATCTTCCAGCTATGGATGTGGAAATCTCAGAGCTCAGCAAGTTTGCGGATGAGCCAGTGACAATTACTCTATATCGCTTCTGGTCGACGATCTTTCGCACCCAGCGCTCCCAACCATCGACGTTTTGAATTTCATCGAGAATGAGAACTTCTATTTTTGCGGTCGCAAATTCTTCTGCTACCGA from Deltaproteobacteria bacterium includes the following:
- a CDS encoding ATP-binding protein, with amino-acid sequence MERSLFKKSLAEWAKFYLDARTTLIKRPCPPLPSKKIAAALIGVRRCGKTHQAISMTTSLPAEQVVYYNFEDPLFYLNNRVDNLDLLISVAEEFATAKIEVLILDEIQNVDGWERWVRKIVDQKRYRVIVTGSSANLLSSEISTSIAGRCLEYRLWPFSYTEILGLEPTPPASANEHLRLLRTIMTWGAFPEVALTDDISLRKKLLEQYLSDIVLKDVISRHEIRHKQAFDKILTFYLTNISSLHSYASLKKAFAINAETAANYTNALKEAFMVFEVERYHANFKVQTRDPKKIYIVDPGLRTVGARSVTDDTGKLLENLVFLELTRRDKKVFYYRDKQEVDFVVTEKYKAIEAIQVCASNMQDSATFNREVSALVECLTALDLEKGTVITLDREENLTTAGKKIKIKPAYSWLQEKI